Genomic DNA from Trichoderma asperellum chromosome 5, complete sequence:
TCAACCACATCGGCCTCTGGGGCCGCCGCGATCGCTATCGAGCGTACAAGGCAGTGTGAACGGGGTCTTTCACGTGCTTCTGGTGATTGCTCGAGACTTTAGTCGCAGGGGTGCAGCTCGTGACCCAGAGCCTGATCTTGCGCAGTGGCCGCTGATGAGCGTGCAGAAAAAGTTAAAGAGCCGGATGCTGCTGGAAGTGGTGCGGCCGGGCAGCATTGAAGAACTGGATGAGCATCTGAAGGTGAGGGCAGGGCACGGGATGGTGTTTAATTTAGTGCACTTTGACCTTCACGGAAGGATCATGCGTGATGAGTATGGCAATCAAGTGCCCGGGCTTCTCTTTGCCAAAGGCTATCAGGCATCCAGCCCTCACAGGCATGCAGTGCCGCCAACGCATCTCGCTAGGGCAACAGATGTTGCCAAAGTGCTGGCGGAATGTCGTGTCGAGAACGTGGTCCTCAACGCGTGCCTCTCGGCCTACAACCGAACGGGGCCGACAACGAATCTGGCACACATCTTCCTCGAACATGGCATTCTCAACGTGTCAGCCATGTGGTTCTATGTGCACTGGAAAACGGTGACGACCTATCTCGGGGCGTTCTATAACGAGCTTCTCATCAAGGGCACTGACTTCCACCTGGCCGCGCAGCGAGGACGAGACGCCATCCGGAAGAACCCCACATGCAGGACGGGAAAAGCGTATGAGGATTCCTTCCTGTGTGTCAATTACACCAGAAAGTTTAGCAGGCTTGGTGCAGTTCAACGAGAGTCAAGCCCGACGCCGTCCACGCACTCTGCAGATTCGTCGACGTCCACTACATCGATGAAGAGCTTCATGAGCGGAAAGTGGCGAGGCTCGCCCCGACTCAGCGACAGTTTTCTCGTTGCAGATGAGCCCATCATGCGATTGGAGCTCCATTTACTGGAGCTGGAGTACAAGCTCATGACGTCTCGGGTTGTGTACGCGAGCGACTTGCGCAAGGCCTCAGACTCGGACCTAAATGTGACCATTGAGAGGATGGTGAGCATGTGGCTGAACACAAACCTGATTGACGAAGTCTTCTATTACAAGGCCAAAGACTTTGCCAAGCCCAGGTTTCTCGCGGGCACGGTTTCGCACCGAGAGAAGCGCACACGGGCATTTAATGGAGGTTACTTGCAGCTGCTCTTCCCGCGGCCGGTACGGGCTCTCCGGCAGACGCTGCACATCATCCGGGATGTGGACCCGGTGGTGGATCCCGGCACGCAGGCCGATCCGCTGGAGAACCAGCGGAACGAAGACCGGCGCGTCCTGGTGGAAAGGGGGTTGCAGAGGTTCGCGGAGCGGCTGCATGAAGAGGGACACAGCTATATGCTGTTCATTGGCAGTCGGGATGCGCAGTGGTGGCGCGAGCACTTACAGCACCTGAGCGGCGAGTGGTGGTTGAACATGGCATGGAAATATACGGTGCATAGCCGATATGTGAGGGATGTGACACTGCTGGCGGGAAATCGAAGGGAGGTCCCGCGGACTCTGCAGTGATATTTCTGACTCAGCGGAAAAGGCGAGCTATCGGTCAGCCGAGGTAGGCTTTTGATCGAGGTTGTGTGGTTGATTCGGGAGGCCCGGCGAGAGCGGGCTTGGCTGACCACCATCCAACTAGGAGAGGCACCAAACCGAATAGTCCGGGAAGGTAAGGTGGCATGATTGTTGTTTTCTTCCAGAGATGATTTGTTGGGAGTGTGTAATTATTTCTTCATATCTTGTACATGGAGCGTTGCATAGGGCATGGACAAAGGAGTCAAAATCTCAAGGGTTCATAATTAGAGCATGGCATGGAGTATAAAGTCAGGTGTTATTTAGTTTTACATGGACTTGAATATAATGTTTAGCATTGTAAAGGCTACTGGCCCTTGCATCCATTACCTCTACTGCATGTTTTACCTTGGTATATttagagctgctgctgctgctgctgctattactGATCAATATTTTCAAGCATAGTTGGAATCGAGATGtataagcttaaataaattaatataaatggCAGTTAGTGCATTTGGGCCTAGCCAGTTACGTGTATGATAATTATGTAGACTATGTATACACTTCTAACAATCGGTATGTTTTCTGCATGAACACGCTATGGAGCCAATCCGAAGCGCGGATCGCTCTGATTGAATAAGCCATGCATGTCGTACATCACATACATTACATACATGATGCAGGCCAAGACAAGGATGCTTTTAATGGAGAATGGCAGATGCTACATAAAGGGAAAGGGTCTGCCAAAGTCGGGTAAGCATGACTTCATCCTCCGCTGATCTTATTCTCTTCTCCGGCTTTCCACTTTGCGGCTCGGATACTTGTGCTGTTGCGCCTTGCCGAGCTTGCAGACACCAGACGCTGCGACATGCCTCGGACGGTCGGAAGATCCGGCTGGGGATGCCGCTGGATAggggtggtggtgatgattcaGCGTAAGGCTGAGGGGTGCGAGTAGCTGCTACTTGGCATGTCGCCGGGGCAGAGGTCGAGTCCGCGGCTCCGGGGGGGATATTCGGGACAGGAGAGCAGCATCCGAGTGGAATATTCTGGCAATCTGGCGAGTGGCTTTTGATAAATGCCCATTATCGAACCATCTTTGGCGACGGTTGGAGCTCGACCGTTTTATATCAAGCCACTCACTCTGCGTGGCTGCAGCTGTCAAAGCACTACAGGCACTATTCGCAAGTACCGGGTACGCAGCATCCTCGATTTCATCGGCGTCGGACGGTGGGGCGTTGCGCGTTAGCGAGGGGAGACAAGTGACGTACTGGTTACTTCGTTCTTTCGCCTTCCCAGCAAAAGGCCGTCTTCTGATTTATGCTTCATTCTAATTTCTCATTCTTCCCTCACACGAATTGATATCGGCTGTCATCGTATTCCTCCTCCCTTATTAGCGAgcgccctttttttttattcattctttttttatttattcagcaagcagaaagaaaaaaaaaagaccgaTACGGGAAAAGCGGACTCGCCGGCGCGGGCAAGCGATATAATTATATCCAAGGACCTCCTAATCTGTTTTACCCTGCGACCTACCTATTCGTATACCTTACCTCTATATCCACCCGCCTCCTGAACAGATTCATTCGACTGCCGCAGAGCAAggcgaagcagaagagaaaaaaaaaaaaggaggcttTGATCTCAATTGCTATTTTTGGACCCAGCTTCTCTTGCTGGAGCCGGTGCATCGCGTGCATCCCGCATCTGTTCTATATCTGCAGTCTGCCTGCAACTAGTGCAACCCAGCGCCGGCCTATCAAGGATTTTGTTCTGCACAGCGAATGAGCACATCACAGCGACGCTACTCCGGCGCAACATGAGCTCGACAGACGTCGTGGCCAATGGCCACAGCCACGACTTCGAATACAGCTACAGCGAAGACCAGGTCTTGCGCCCGCGGCCGCGAAAGCCTCTGCATACGCAGGTGTCGCAGCTCTCGGCGGCGTCATCCACCGACGGCGACAGCCAGCACCTGAGCTTGCCGAGCGAGAATGGCGCGGGGAGTGCCACCACGAGGcgagtctttttttttttttttttttgcagatGAAATGTCTTACTTTGTGGCCAAAGCTAACAATTCTTATTTCTCAAAAACAGCGGCCGCTCAACCCCCGTCCCAGACAACGCTCCGCCATCGACAAAATCGCTTTCTTCTGCGCGCAAGCAGGTTCGCGCCGAGCACCACCGCCGCATCTTCCCTACCATCGAGTTCTCCTCGCGCGTCTCCCACTTCGACCCCGAGAGCGACTACCGCGATTTCCATGGCTTCTTCAATCTCTTCTGGATCGGCCTCGCCATCATGggcatcaccaccatgcTGCGCAACATGAAGGATACGGGATATCCCATGCGCGTGCAGATCTGGGGCCTGTTTGCCGATAAGCTGTGGCACCTGGCCGTTGCCGACTTCCTCATGGTCGCCAGCACGGCCGTCAGCTTGCCGCTGCACCGCTGGGTCAGGACCATGCCCAGGGGAGGTGTCTGGGGCTGGAGCAGAGGCGGCATGGCCATCCAGAGCATCTACCAGGTCTTCTGGCTGGCGCTCTGGATCGGTGTGCCCTTTTGGCTGGAGTGGACGTGGACGGCGCAAGTCTGTCTCCTGCTGCACACCATGGTTCTGCTCATGAAGATGCACTCGTACGCCTTCTACAACGGCCACCTCTCCGAGACCGAAAAGCGCCTCCGCAGCCTCGACGAGCCAAACGCTTCCAGACAAGATCGCAGCCCTGCCTACGTCTATCCGAGCGCCGACCACCGCAAGGGCAGCGTGTCCGGAATCCCCATGCCTCGTCCCGCGGAGCCCACCATCTACCAGGAAGACAAGAAGGACaggaaggcgaagaagcagcagcagcagaacgGCGTAAACGGCACAAACGGCCACCTTCACGCGGATCACGAGCCCACCAGCGCCGACGAGATTGACGAGCTGCGCGAGGACCTCGCCCGTGAGCTTACGAGCCCCATTGGCAACGTCACGTACCCGCGCAACCTCACCTGGCCCAACTACATCGACTTCCTGTGCTGCCCGACGCTCTGCTACGAGATCGAGTACCCCCGCAACGCCACCATCAACTGGACCTCGCTCATCTCCAAGATCATCGCCACCTTTGGGTGCATCTTCCTCCTGACAATCACCTCCGAGGAGTACATCCTCCCCGTCCTCGTCGACGCCTCGCACCGCCTTGAAgccgcctccgcctcctcctccgtcgTCCTCGAATCAtgcctcatcctcgccgagACAATCTCCTGGCTGCTCTTCCCCTTCATGCTCaccttcctcctcgtcttcctcgtcatcttcgagTACGTCCTCGGCGCCTTTGCCGAAATCACCCGCTTCGCCGACCACCACTTCTACGCCGACTGGTGGAACTCAACCGACTGGATGGAGTTTTCGCGCGAGTGGAACGTCCCCGTCTACTCCTTCTTGCGCCGCCACGTCTACAGCGCCTCGCGCCCGCACACGGGCAAGGCCTTTGCCACATTCATCACCTTCCTCATCTCTGCCGTCGGGCACGAGATTGTCATGGCCTGCATCACAAAGAAGATTCGCGGCTATGGCTTCATTTGTcagatgctgcagctgcctaTTGTCATGCTGCAGCGCACCAAATGGGTCAGGGGCCGCAAGACGCTCAATAATGTCTGTTTTTGGTGCTCTATGATTTTGGGCCTTAGCTTGGTGAGTAAAAAACtacttctcctcctctctcttctctctctctatatataacATATGTAAATGAATGTTTGTTGACTAACTGACATGAAATAGATTTG
This window encodes:
- a CDS encoding uncharacterized protein (TransMembrane:9 (i124-143o163-183i204-223o229-251i397-415o451-474i528-547o553-570i582-604o)) — encoded protein: MSSTDVVANGHSHDFEYSYSEDQVLRPRPRKPLHTQVSQLSAASSTDGDSQHLSLPSENGAGSATTSGRSTPVPDNAPPSTKSLSSARKQVRAEHHRRIFPTIEFSSRVSHFDPESDYRDFHGFFNLFWIGLAIMGITTMLRNMKDTGYPMRVQIWGLFADKLWHLAVADFLMVASTAVSLPLHRWVRTMPRGGVWGWSRGGMAIQSIYQVFWLALWIGVPFWLEWTWTAQVCLLLHTMVLLMKMHSYAFYNGHLSETEKRLRSLDEPNASRQDRSPAYVYPSADHRKGSVSGIPMPRPAEPTIYQEDKKDRKAKKQQQQNGVNGTNGHLHADHEPTSADEIDELREDLARELTSPIGNVTYPRNLTWPNYIDFLCCPTLCYEIEYPRNATINWTSLISKIIATFGCIFLLTITSEEYILPVLVDASHRLEAASASSSVVLESCLILAETISWLLFPFMLTFLLVFLVIFEYVLGAFAEITRFADHHFYADWWNSTDWMEFSREWNVPVYSFLRRHVYSASRPHTGKAFATFITFLISAVGHEIVMACITKKIRGYGFICQMLQLPIVMLQRTKWVRGRKTLNNVCFWCSMILGLSLICALYVLV
- a CDS encoding uncharacterized protein (EggNog:ENOG41), whose amino-acid sequence is MDVVYVRWHAGEPQEVAEAVAMSATIPEVAAAPGIEAISDIAAASGIAATKRTWKVTVQANDRPSFVATITDPFLEAEYKDVFEDYLRNSDRQHWSLQSLELEDGTDDISRAEDRIQAYGEMLLGEIGLFRPGLLRAEIKEVQLVIAEHHDHASSEEGVRGGIHCLAWELLESVNHPLRPDLHLKVTRVSDFDFAGQPHRPLGPPRSLSSVQGSVNGVFHVLLVIARDFSRRGAARDPEPDLAQWPLMSVQKKLKSRMLLEVVRPGSIEELDEHLKVRAGHGMVFNLVHFDLHGRIMRDEYGNQVPGLLFAKGYQASSPHRHAVPPTHLARATDVAKVLAECRVENVVLNACLSAYNRTGPTTNLAHIFLEHGILNVSAMWFYVHWKTVTTYLGAFYNELLIKGTDFHLAAQRGRDAIRKNPTCRTGKAYEDSFLCVNYTRKFSRLGAVQRESSPTPSTHSADSSTSTTSMKSFMSGKWRGSPRLSDSFLVADEPIMRLELHLLELEYKLMTSRVVYASDLRKASDSDLNVTIERMVSMWLNTNLIDEVFYYKAKDFAKPRFLAGTVSHREKRTRAFNGGYLQLLFPRPVRALRQTLHIIRDVDPVVDPGTQADPLENQRNEDRRVLVERGLQRFAERLHEEGHSYMLFIGSRDAQWWREHLQHLSGEWWLNMAWKYTVHSRYVRDVTLLAGNRREVPRTLQ